The following proteins come from a genomic window of Terriglobia bacterium:
- a CDS encoding hemerythrin domain-containing protein: MNAIEFIKQDHRRIEEFFENFLDAESEMTQDDLFREIETGLSAHSEMEEQALYPALQDIVPGKVDEALEEHAEVKELLADLHDADLTEEGFESGFRKLVEDVRHHVKEEEAPGGILEVAAESLSARQLTEIMNDMLRVQRSIKQDLAA, from the coding sequence ATGAATGCTATTGAATTCATCAAGCAAGACCACCGCCGGATCGAAGAGTTTTTTGAGAATTTCCTCGATGCCGAATCGGAGATGACCCAGGACGACCTCTTTCGGGAAATCGAGACGGGGCTGAGCGCCCACTCTGAAATGGAGGAACAGGCTTTGTATCCCGCGTTGCAGGATATCGTGCCCGGAAAGGTTGATGAAGCCCTCGAGGAACATGCTGAAGTGAAAGAACTGCTGGCCGACCTGCATGATGCCGATCTGACCGAGGAAGGCTTCGAATCCGGTTTTCGCAAACTCGTGGAGGATGTTCGTCACCACGTTAAAGAAGAAGAAGCGCCGGGCGGCATCCTGGAGGTCGCAGCCGAGTCCCTTTCCGCCAGGCAGCTAACGGAGATAATGAACGACATGCTCCGTGTGCAGCGCAGCATCAAACAGGACCTTGCGGCATGA